One window of the Nicotiana tabacum cultivar K326 chromosome 4, ASM71507v2, whole genome shotgun sequence genome contains the following:
- the LOC107803644 gene encoding uncharacterized protein LOC107803644 has product MELPWVVGGDFNVIMDEDEKIGGLPVYPPEYEKFAACVNSCGLFEVGFKGSPFTWWNSIANSECIFKRLDRVFVNLPFQNLFSTTEIEHLIRTGSDHAPLLMSCGEETIEDIVRVDEILFEDEPTIENRVILQKTQAELKQYLSIKEKFWKQKAGMSWFAEGDRNTKFFHNHVNGKRQKLQLRRIQNGDGVWIESQDLMSNVAVDLFQR; this is encoded by the exons ATGGAGCTTCCTTGGGTAGTTGGAGGAGACTTTAACGTCATCATGGATGAGGATGAGAAGATAGGTGGGCTACCAGTATATCCCCCTGAATATGAAAAATTTGCTGCTTGCGTAAATTCTTGTGGACTGTTTGAGGTTGGGTTTAAAGGCAGCCCCTTCACATGGTGGAATAGCATAGCAAACTCAGAATGCATTTTCAAAAGGCTGGATAGAGTGTTTGTCAATCTCCCTTTTCAGAATCTTTTCTCAACTACTGAAATTGAGCATCTTATTAGGACAGGATCAGATCATGCCCCATTATTGATGAGTTGTGGGGAAGAGACTAT AGAGGATATTGTTAGGGTTGATGAGATATTATTTGAAGACGAACCAACAATTGAGAATAGGGTTATTCTCCAAAAAACACAAGCTGAATTGAAACAATATCTTAGCATTAAGGAGAAATTCTGGAAGCAAAAAGCAGGCATGAGTTGGTTTGCTGAAGGTGATAGGAACACAAAGTTTTTTCACAATCATGTGAATGGCAAGAGACAAAAGCTGCAGCTCAGAAGAATTCAAAATGGAGATGGTGTTTGGATTGAATCTCAAGACCTTATGTCTAATGTTGCAGTAGACCTTTTCCAGAGATAG